In the Symphalangus syndactylus isolate Jambi chromosome 17, NHGRI_mSymSyn1-v2.1_pri, whole genome shotgun sequence genome, atgttactGATGCAGGATGTTTCAAGACCAGTGCCCTGAGGTCAAACACAGGATGTTCTCCAGGTTCCCCCAAGCCTAGGATTTCaggtctgtctctttctctcttccctctctccctcactctcccTCTTTCTTGTCTCTTATTCCATCAACAGATAGTTGCTGGACAATCACTATATAAGGTGTTAGCATTAGCTGAAAATGCAGCTGAATGTCTGTAATGTCTGCAACATTCATGTTTAACTAACCAAACATCGATCTTCATGTTTCCAGACTAATGCATGGACAATAGTTCTTTAACATGATTTCATGCAATCCTTAAATAGGGGTAATAGCTTATTGTCTTTCAGGCAGTAGGCTGGTCCATGAAGAGTAAATGGAGAAAGACCTGGGTTTTGTGGCCCACCAGCTGCTGAatgcccagcccccacccctgcaGATACTGTGGTGTTCGTTATACCCTCCTCCCCATCCCGCACCTGTCATTCTGCCTTCACTTTATTGGGATGTGATTTGCACCCTAACTCTGTCCACCTGCACAGGCACAACACAGTGATGCTCTCTCATCTTCCCACTGTCCCAGGACTCTGGGGCCTGGTGAATAATGCTGGCATCTCCTTGCCCACGGCCCCCAATGAGTTGCTCACCAAGCAGGACTTTGTGACCATACTGGACGTGAACTTGTTGGGGGTGATTGATGTGACTCTGAGCCTGCTGCCCTTAGTGAGGAAGGCCAGGGGCCGTGTGGTCAACGTCTCCAGTGTCATGGGCCGGGTGCCACTTTTTGGTGGAGGCTACTGCATCTCCAAGTATGGCgtggaagccttctctgactccCTCAGGTATGGGTCTGGGACGGGGCCCCCCCTAGTCTTCCTGCTCCTGTCCTGTTGGGGAAGTCTTTTCCAGGGAGTTCCTTGAATCCCAGCCTTTAAGGCCCTTTCATGAGATCCCTCTCTGTCTTCATGTGTGACACCCTCATCTTCCTCTTTCTGGATTGGGCTGGCTATTCACTGGGAAGCACCTTCCTGAGGGCGACAGGAGGGGCCCCAGGTCAGAGAGTTTCTTGAACGATACCTCTTCCCTGGATGGATCTCTTGGTCAGAAACTGCCAGAGGCAGAATTGGACCTGGATCTTTGGCTTCAGATCCTGCCAAGAGGAACACAGTACTGAGGTTACCAAGCCCAGGACAGGGGAACACTGTGTATCAATGACTAATCCCAGGGAAGGACCCTAAACACTTCTTCCCGTTGCACCTTGGTATTGGAGCCACAAAGGCAGACCAGGCAGTCGGCGCTGGATGGAAGAATGCTTTGCACCCTAGAGAAGGGGCAGAGAAAGATCAGCTACAACAGTGTGTGTTGGTCCCCTGGCCAGCGAGGCTCTCCCAGCAGCTGACACTGGGCATGTGGCTTGCTCACACCTTTCTCTTGCTGTAGTAGAAAGACCCCAACCCCTCCTCCCTGGAATCTGAAATACTTGTAAACCTGGGGCATGCCTTAGGGCCACGGACACACACAAGCTCATGCAGACACGAGCACTCACCGAGTCAGAAACAGGGAAAGATATTTCCACACCAGGAGATGGGTGCCTGGCTTTGGGGCTCTTCCTCTCTAGGGAGAGAAATGCTTCAAGCCCTGAGGCCATTCCTTCGTGGCTCTCTGGGGCCCAAAGACAGCATGCAGGAGATGGTCTTTCCCAGCAGAATTCATGTCCAGAGCTCCTTTGATGATGCGCAGAGCATCTGAGTCCACACAACAGACACTTTAGGCCCTTGTCCAAGTGGCCAAAAATCTGTTCTTAATCAACAACAAGGTTTTGTCTGTGACCTAAAACTTGATACCTGGGAGAGGGACAAGAGATCTAGAATCAACTGCCAATGCTTGTAATGTTGGTGACCAAGTCAACCTTGCTGGCCATGGTACCCACCTGAGTTGGGGAGAGTCCTGGAGATTCCGTCTGAGCTGGGGATTGAAAACTCAAGCTGGAGATTGAGAACTCCATCTGGCAGCCTGGTAAGGAAGGCTGGGAAAGGCTCCTAGATGAAGGAATGCCATCAGCCCAGGCCCCGGGTGAGCATTAGCCACCTGCATGTACTGCAGAGTTCCTTTCTGGTGAAGATCAAGGCCAAGCCTGGTGGGGGATGCTGGGCAGGTGGTCACAGGTGGGCTCCTTGAGGGCCTGTGGGCCCTGGACAGGAGTTGTGGTGCATGCTGTTGGCAGTGGAACCCCCCAAAAAAGGGATTTGCTCAGGGGAGCTCCTTGGTCCAATCAGCTTCTAGACTCCCACTGACTGCAGGAAGCCCAGTGGTTGTAAGTGTGGGGAGCCAGATTGAAGACAGATGCTTCTTAGAGGACAGCTGCCATCACCCAGCTCAGAGGCCAGGGAGATTCCTGGGGCAGGAAAACGAGGGAGGGGACTGAGGACTGGAGAGGAGGCAAAATGTGGGAATTGTGGTGATCCACTGGATGTGAGGGACACAGGAGGAGACAGCACTAAGGTGCTGCCTTGCTTTGGAATTGGTAGGATTTAGGGCTAGTAAGCTCAAGTGTGTAAAATATGGGAACTCCATACAGAGGGAATGTCACCATGATCATGATGACCCCTTGATTGCTGGAAATTAAATATTCCCAGCTTTCTATCTCACCCATTGTTCTCATATGTTGTGATATCATAGTTTTACTGTTATTGTTTGTGTTGTACTTTCCAAGACCCCCGAAGTTTTTCCCCTCTGCTTCTCTGTCTTGCAGGAGGGAACTCTCCTACTTTGGGGTGAAGGTGGCTATGATTGAACCTGGCTATTTCAAGACTGCTGTGACCAGTAAGGAGAGATTCTTAAAGAGCTTCCTGGAGATTTGGGACCGGTCCAGTCCAGAGGTGAAGGAGGTCTATGGCGAGAAGTTTGTTTCAGACTGTGAGTGAGCTGTGGACAGTGGGGAGAGAAGCAAACCCTTGTGTGGAATCCCTGGTCTACCATTGGTGTCTGAAGGGCATTATAGTTTGATCCCCAGGCTCTCCCTTCCACACAAAGTGGAGACCTTTAGCCCCATTTCCACGATGGGTGCTGTGTGGCCAACTGGTCATGAAAAGCAAGTGTCCAGGCTTCTCAGATCTTGGGACCAGTCTCTATCTGAACCCATCATTATTGAGGAACAAAGTGAAGCCAGAAAGGGAAGACATTGGTGGCGGATCACAAGCTGGCATTAGAGACAGCTTGTTTTTATGTGCTGAGACTTCTACTGTGGGTGGAGACCATCATTTTTGCAGTCCAGATATTCCCAAAGAGAGACAGACATGACAATGTGGGACACTTGCTACTTTCACATGGATGGGCTCCAACTCAGGGAATTTGGATAAAAGAGATTTGAGGCATTGCTTGACTGGGGGTTGTGGGGTGGCATGAGTTCTTAGACCCTTTCCACTCTAAGTTGAATCCAAAGCAGGAGCGGTTAGGGGTGGAAATATATATGGATTATTTCTGATTCTTAACAGATAAGAAATCAGCTGAACAAATGGAGCTGAAGTGCACACAGGATCTGTCCTTGGTGACCAACTGCATGGAGCATGCGCTGATTGCCTGCCACCCGCGCACTCGCTACTCAGCTGGCTGGGATGCCAAGCTTCTCTACCTCCCCATGAGCTACATGCCCACCTTCCTGGTGGATGCCATTATATACTGGAGCTCTCCAAGGCCGGCCAAGGCTCTATGAAGCCAAGGCTTGGATGCATGGTTGCATGGATTTGGGGTGTGCTATGAGGGGTGATGTATCATTGGGAGAGATATAAAGTGGAGGGAGGGAGCTGTCAGGTCAGTAGGGCACCAATCCCACCTCCTTCATTACCTCCTGGCCATAATTCTCCTGGGAGATAATTCTGCTCTCTGGAGATGTTGGTAGGAAAGTTTCAAGTTACACAGCTGAGAAACAGGGACCAAATAGTGCTCCTGGGTGCACTGTCACCGTGGGTGGCCACTCAAGGTTCCAAGCCTCTTGGGCCATCCTTGGGCTAACAACTGGGGTGGGTGTGAGCAGGTGGAAGGAGCCTCAGCCCATGCCGTTACCTCCTGCTTCCTTATCAGGCTGTGTGTTAATTCTGGGCCAGTCTACACTCTCCCACAGGGTGGAAATGGCCTCAAGGATGTGAGGGCACCCCTCTTCTGAAGATCCCTGTACATGTGGTGTTGGGACCAGAACCATTATGGAGCCCCATAGGCCTCAGGAGTCATCCCAGAAGCCGTGGCTGGGAGGTGGTGTCCTAAGTAAGGATCTGTGCAGAGGACAAATAAATCAGTTTTTGATTTGTCTTGAAAGCATGGACTTCCTTTGACTCTTTTGATGTTGAAAAAGTTGATAGTTTCACTCATGTGCAGTGATTTGAATGTTCTTGTGAAGCTCCACTTGGATTCCAGACACATGAGATTGCAATCCCTCTCTGAGTCTGGGTTCCCACCTTTGCTCAGCACCCAGAGTCACTCCATCCAGGAAGTCAGGTCACTGTCAGCCTCTCTAGGACTAGAAGTCAAAGGCAGAAAAGAGTGAACAGGAATAGATCCCCTCCTAATATTGAATTCTCTGCTAGATGGAGAACAAGATCCCAACGGGGAAGTCTGATCTTAGaggcaaagaaaggggaaaaagagaaacGGGGATGGGAACTCCCAAGCTGCTCGGAGGGAGTAATGGAATGACTTACACAAGCGGCTGTCAGAGTTTTTACATTTTCACTCCTGAAGATGCCCTTTCCCTAGATTTTGGTGGCCTTGGGGAGCAGTGGCAGGAAGAGGCAGGTACCTTCCTGAATATCAGGGGATGAGAGGCATGGCCTGAGAATGGATCT is a window encoding:
- the RDH16 gene encoding retinol dehydrogenase 16 isoform X1: MSNVFSLSVSEGSRSWMWALTGEGRGQWSQHPGHIRSLPVSVLCKAMWLYLAVFVGLYYLLHWYRERQVLTHLRDKYVFITGCDSGFGKLLARQLDARGLRVLAACLTEKGAEQLRGQTSDRLETVTLDVTKTESVAAAAQWVKECVGDKGLWGLVNNAGISLPTAPNELLTKQDFVTILDVNLLGVIDVTLSLLPLVRKARGRVVNVSSVMGRVPLFGGGYCISKYGVEAFSDSLRRELSYFGVKVAMIEPGYFKTAVTSKERFLKSFLEIWDRSSPEVKEVYGEKFVSDYKKSAEQMELKCTQDLSLVTNCMEHALIACHPRTRYSAGWDAKLLYLPMSYMPTFLVDAIIYWSSPRPAKAL
- the RDH16 gene encoding retinol dehydrogenase 16 isoform X2; the protein is MWLYLAVFVGLYYLLHWYRERQVLTHLRDKYVFITGCDSGFGKLLARQLDARGLRVLAACLTEKGAEQLRGQTSDRLETVTLDVTKTESVAAAAQWVKECVGDKGLWGLVNNAGISLPTAPNELLTKQDFVTILDVNLLGVIDVTLSLLPLVRKARGRVVNVSSVMGRVPLFGGGYCISKYGVEAFSDSLRRELSYFGVKVAMIEPGYFKTAVTSKERFLKSFLEIWDRSSPEVKEVYGEKFVSDYKKSAEQMELKCTQDLSLVTNCMEHALIACHPRTRYSAGWDAKLLYLPMSYMPTFLVDAIIYWSSPRPAKAL